A genomic stretch from Microtus pennsylvanicus isolate mMicPen1 chromosome 11, mMicPen1.hap1, whole genome shotgun sequence includes:
- the LOC142859461 gene encoding olfactory receptor 2Y1-like, which produces MESPNTSSEEGFLLLGFSDWPHLEPVFFAFISVLYSLTLFGNTVIIILSRLDVRLHTPMYYFLCHLSFLDLCYTASTVPQLLVNLSGLDRTISFARCVAQLLIGLSLGGTECVLLVAMAIDRYATVCRPLHYSTVMHPLLCRALVIFSWVGGLVNSLIQTSLVMAMPLCGYQLNHFFCELPVLLKLACEDTGGTEANLFVARVIILVCPLVLILGSYAHIARAVLNIKSMAGRRKAFGTCASHLIVVTLFYGSAISTYLQPVHKYSEGEGKFVALFYTVVTPMLNPLIYTLRNKDVKGALWRVLGRGTDSR; this is translated from the coding sequence ATGGAAAGCCCGAACACCAGTTCAGAAGAGGGCTTCCTGCTGCTGGGCTTCTCAGACTGGCCGCACCTAGAACCTGTCTTTTTTGCCTTCATCTCTGTTCTCTACTCTCTGACTCTCTTCGGCAACACCGTGATCATCATTCTGTCACGACTGGACGTTCGcctacacacacccatgtactacTTCCTCTGCCACCTCTCCTTCCTGGACCTCTGCTACACCGCCAGCACTGTGCCCCAGCTGCTGGTCAACCTCTCTGGACTCGACAGGACCATCAGCTTTGCAAGGTGTGTGGCCCAGCTCCTCATAGGGCTCTCACTGGGAGGAACTGAGTGTGTGCTTTTGGTGGCAATGGCTATCGACCGCTATGCCACCGTGTGTCGCCCACTCCACTACTCAACAGTTATGCATCCCCTTCTCTGCAGGGCGTTGGTTATATTCTCCTGGGTGGGAGGACTCGTGAACTCTCTAATCCAGACAAGCCTTGTGATGGCCATGCCGCTCTGTGGATACCAGCTGAACCACTTCTTCTGTGAGCTGCCTGTTCTCCTCAAGTTGGCctgtgaggacacaggaggaaCAGAGGCCAATCTGTTTGTGGCCCGGGTCATTATCTTAGTCTGTCCCTTAGTGCTAATTCTGGGCTCCTATGCCCACATTGCCAGGGCAGTGCTGAACATCAAGTCAATGGCTGGTCGCAGAAAGGCTTTTGGGACGTGTGCATCTCACCTCATTGTGGTTACGCTGTTTTATGGCTCAGCCATCTCCACTTACCTCCAACCTGTCCACAAGTATTCTGAGGGTGAGGGGAAGTTTGTTGCTCTTTTTTATACGGTAGTCACCCCCATGCTCAACCCACTGATTTATACCCTGAGGAACAAGGATGTGAAGGGGGCTCTGTGGAGGGTACTGGGGAGAGGCACAGACTCCAGGTAG